The genomic window TAATGCGCGAGACCCATAAAACCAGCCGCTGACCGGGGGCGAGTGTTTTTTTCTTTGGTATAAAAGCGTGTGTGCCGGTTGCGAGGGATGCCATGTTCAATCCGCCTCCTGAAATGCGCCAGATGCCTTCATCTGAATCAGGCTGATGGCTCCAACGAGTATGAACACCAAAACGGATAGCGCTGCCGCGATTTCAAATTTGTTGAAGGTGAGCGACATTTTGTATGCGGCGCTGATCAAAATATCCGTATACCCGGCAAACTGCGTGTCTGGCCGCGCCGGACCACCTTGTGTCAACGCGTAAATCGCATTGAAATTATTGAAATTAAACGCGAAACTTGGAATGATCAGCGGAATGGTGATCTTCCAGATGGCTGGGATGGTGACGTAAAAAAACTGCTGCCACCAGTTTGCGCCGTCAATCTGCGCCGCCTCGTACAGATCTTTTGGAACAGCCTGCAGGGCTCCAAGGCACACACTCATCATGTAGGGGTAGCCGAGCCATAAATTCACGAGCAAGACAGAGACTTTCGCCCAAAATGGATCGGTGAGCCAAGGAATCGAGTGAATGCCAAAAATGTGCAGGAACTGGTTGATTGGACCATAGTCTTTATTGAGAAGGTTTGACCAGCTCAATTGGGTGATCAGAGCAGGGACGGCCCAAGGCACGATAAGGATCGCGCGGTAGATGTTAGACTCTTTCATGTGCTCATTGTTTAAAAGCACAGCCACGAACAATCCTACGAGGTAGTTTGCGAGCGTCGTTGTCACGGCAAAGACAATCGTCCAGACAAAGACTGGCTCAAACACGCTTAAATACGGTCCGTTAATGATGTCGATAAAATTTTGCAACCCGACGAATTGATAGGAAGTAAAATGATACATGTCAAAGTTTGTAAATGCGATATACACGGTGTAGAGAAGGGGGGCGATTCCGAGTATCGCAATCGAGATCAGCGCAGGGCCAAGGTATAGATAAGCGACAGGCTGATTTTTTCGACGCACCTTTTTTTTGCGCGCGGGTGAAATTTCATTGGGTGTGGTCATCATCGCCACGGCAGTACCTCCTTTATCTCCGCGGTGAATCCACGGCCATTCGCAGATTCAAATTTTGGTTTCGAGATGATTCTAAAAGAGAGCAGAGACACCTCGTGCGATGTCTCTGCACCTCGTTTAGCGTGTCAGCAAAGGTACACGATGGTCCCTTCTTTGAGCATCTTTCTTAGTTGCCCATGATGCTCTCGCCTTGAAGAATTTGCTTCACCATGTTGTGTGCGGCGACAGCAGGACTCTCCTGTCCTTTTGTCACGAAGCTAAGCGCATTTCCGGCAGGCGTCCATACCGCTTGCATCTGGGGAACGTTTGGCATGGGAACTCCGTATTGTGCGGCAATGGCGAATGGATAAGCGTAAGGGTTCGATGAAACCATTTTACTGTGCACATCCTTGACAAGAACCGGGATGCGATCGCCGACTGCGAGTTCTTGCGCCGCCGCATGTTGCGAGATGTATTTAACCAAGTTCCAGTCGAGCGCTTGATTGTGGCTGCGGGCGTTGACGATCATCTCTTGGAAACCTTCAAAGGTGACAGGGTGTCTGCCGTTTGGCAAAAGCGGAAGTGGCGCGATGCCAAATTTCACGTGCGCTTGAAGCAAAGAGGATACGTCCCAAGGGCCGGAAATGTAGAAGGC from Ferroacidibacillus organovorans includes these protein-coding regions:
- a CDS encoding carbohydrate ABC transporter permease, whose product is MMTTPNEISPARKKKVRRKNQPVAYLYLGPALISIAILGIAPLLYTVYIAFTNFDMYHFTSYQFVGLQNFIDIINGPYLSVFEPVFVWTIVFAVTTTLANYLVGLFVAVLLNNEHMKESNIYRAILIVPWAVPALITQLSWSNLLNKDYGPINQFLHIFGIHSIPWLTDPFWAKVSVLLVNLWLGYPYMMSVCLGALQAVPKDLYEAAQIDGANWWQQFFYVTIPAIWKITIPLIIPSFAFNFNNFNAIYALTQGGPARPDTQFAGYTDILISAAYKMSLTFNKFEIAAALSVLVFILVGAISLIQMKASGAFQEAD